Proteins from a genomic interval of Rhodococcoides fascians A25f:
- a CDS encoding LLM class flavin-dependent oxidoreductase has translation MTRSLHFNAFLMSTGHHESSWRLPESDARSGTDIKHYQRLAQIAERGTFDSIFFADSPQLMANVARRPSGNLEPLQILTAVSTVTDRIGLIATATTSYNEPFNLARAFASLDHISGGRAGWNIVTTAGLEAAQNFNLDELPKHDVRYARAAEFVDVAQKLWDSWDDDAISADKESGVWGHNDRVRTVDHRGEFFSVRGPLNVPRPIQGYPLLVQAGSSEDGKDLAARYAEAVFTAQQTIDDARAFYTDLKARAAAVGRNPDHIKILPGIVPVIGSTEAEARALELELDRLIVPEYALVQLAKTLKVDPSTLHLDEQLPEQLLPEDAIEEAKSRYTLIVELARRERLTVRELIGRLGGGRGHHTFTGTPLQVADAIEEWFLGGAADGFNIMPPALPSGLEVFVDEVVPILRARGLFRTEYTGSTLREHYGLPRPTNQFGLVSA, from the coding sequence ATGACCCGAAGCCTGCACTTCAACGCCTTTCTGATGTCCACCGGCCATCACGAGTCGTCATGGCGTCTTCCCGAATCCGATGCGCGGTCCGGCACCGACATCAAGCACTATCAGCGACTGGCCCAGATCGCCGAGCGAGGAACGTTCGACTCGATCTTCTTCGCCGACAGCCCCCAATTGATGGCCAATGTCGCGCGCCGCCCGTCCGGGAACCTGGAGCCCTTGCAGATTCTGACGGCTGTATCGACGGTCACCGACCGGATCGGTCTGATTGCCACTGCCACAACGAGTTACAACGAACCGTTCAACCTCGCTCGTGCCTTCGCCTCCCTCGACCACATCTCGGGCGGTCGTGCCGGCTGGAACATCGTCACCACGGCGGGCCTCGAGGCGGCACAGAACTTCAACCTTGACGAGCTGCCCAAGCACGACGTTCGGTATGCCCGCGCGGCGGAATTCGTCGACGTGGCCCAGAAGTTGTGGGACAGCTGGGACGACGATGCCATCTCAGCAGACAAGGAGTCCGGCGTATGGGGACACAACGACAGGGTGAGAACCGTCGATCATCGAGGCGAGTTCTTCTCCGTCCGTGGACCGTTGAATGTCCCACGACCGATCCAGGGGTATCCGCTTCTGGTACAGGCGGGTTCGTCCGAGGACGGCAAAGATCTCGCGGCCCGGTACGCCGAAGCAGTGTTCACCGCGCAGCAGACAATCGACGACGCTCGTGCGTTCTACACGGATCTGAAAGCGCGGGCAGCCGCTGTCGGTCGAAATCCTGACCACATCAAGATTCTGCCCGGCATCGTCCCGGTCATCGGCTCGACCGAGGCCGAGGCTCGCGCACTCGAACTCGAGCTGGACCGGCTCATCGTGCCCGAATACGCACTTGTTCAGCTCGCGAAAACCTTGAAAGTGGATCCGTCCACACTGCACCTGGACGAACAGCTTCCTGAGCAACTACTGCCCGAGGACGCTATCGAAGAGGCCAAGAGCCGCTACACCCTGATCGTCGAACTCGCTCGACGCGAAAGGCTCACGGTGCGTGAGCTGATCGGACGCCTCGGCGGCGGACGCGGACACCACACGTTCACGGGTACGCCGCTGCAGGTGGCCGACGCCATCGAAGAGTGGTTCCTCGGCGGAGCCGCAGACGGCTTCAACATCATGCCGCCGGCGCTTCCCTCCGGGCTCGAGGTCTTCGTCGATGAGGTGGTTCCGATTCTGCGGGCACGGGGACTGTTCCGAACCGAGTACACAGGATCGACGTTGCGCGAGCACTACGGCCTGCCGCGGCCGACAAATCAGTTCGGTCTGGTCTCGGCCTGA
- a CDS encoding ABC transporter ATP-binding protein translates to MATDTGRLSTTTTPNDTRVVEARGLSRGFDDRLVLDSIDLDIHRGEFVALLGRSGSGKSTLLRAFAELDDGVLGSGDLRVPRARAVVFQDSRLLPWARVLDNVVLGLTGRDASARGRAALAEVGLEGRERAWPKELSGGEQQRVALARSLVREPELLLADEPFGALDALTRIRMHVLLQDLCARHNPAVLLVTHDVDEAILLADRVLVLDSGRFVADRQIDLPSPRRHGDPRFVSHRNALLEALGVEEGAHA, encoded by the coding sequence ATGGCGACAGACACTGGGCGGCTGAGCACCACCACGACGCCGAACGATACTCGAGTAGTCGAAGCTCGTGGTCTCAGCAGAGGTTTCGACGATCGACTCGTGTTGGACAGCATCGACCTCGACATTCACAGGGGCGAGTTCGTTGCGCTGCTCGGACGAAGCGGCTCGGGCAAAAGCACGCTACTGCGCGCATTCGCCGAATTGGACGACGGCGTGCTCGGTTCCGGCGACCTCCGCGTGCCCCGAGCTCGTGCCGTCGTGTTCCAGGACTCTCGTTTGCTGCCGTGGGCACGGGTACTCGACAACGTCGTCCTCGGACTCACCGGACGCGACGCCTCGGCTCGTGGCCGCGCCGCCCTGGCCGAGGTGGGTCTGGAGGGCCGCGAGAGAGCCTGGCCCAAGGAACTGTCCGGCGGCGAACAGCAGCGAGTTGCGTTGGCCCGCTCATTGGTTCGCGAGCCGGAATTGTTGCTCGCCGACGAGCCGTTCGGAGCACTCGACGCACTGACGCGCATCCGCATGCACGTCCTGTTGCAGGATCTCTGCGCGCGCCACAACCCTGCCGTGCTGTTGGTCACGCACGACGTCGACGAGGCAATACTGCTCGCCGATCGCGTACTCGTACTCGACAGCGGCCGCTTCGTTGCCGATCGCCAGATCGATCTGCCGTCACCGCGTCGTCACGGCGACCCCCGATTCGTATCGCACCGCAACGCTTTGCTCGAGGCGCTCGGTGTCGAGGAAGGAGCACACGCATGA
- a CDS encoding ABC transporter permease — protein sequence MATLALRRTGKPHVLDSTGKLAPRRTSTRRLGPGKAIPYGLAVGPLLLLLLWVISSAAGWLDPQTLPAPWTIYQAAAELIADGRLQSNLLTSVQRAGISLVLGVAIGVVLALVAGLSRLGEAVVDGPVQIKRAIPTLALIPLFIVWFGIGESMKIIVITTSVLIPVYINTHAQLRGVDKRFVELAETVDLSRWQFIRKIALPGALPGFFTGLRMAVTISWLALVVVEQVNATSGIGYLMTQARTYGQIDIIVVGLVVYALFGLIGDTLVRSAERKALAWRQTLGG from the coding sequence ATGGCCACCCTGGCACTGCGCCGCACCGGCAAGCCACACGTACTCGACTCGACCGGCAAGCTCGCGCCCCGGCGTACCTCGACCCGACGCCTCGGGCCGGGCAAGGCAATTCCGTACGGGTTGGCCGTCGGCCCATTGCTTCTCCTACTTCTCTGGGTGATCTCGTCCGCCGCCGGATGGCTGGACCCGCAGACCCTCCCGGCTCCTTGGACCATCTATCAGGCCGCGGCCGAACTGATCGCCGACGGTCGCCTGCAGAGCAATCTGCTCACGTCCGTTCAGCGCGCGGGGATTTCACTCGTACTGGGCGTCGCCATCGGGGTCGTACTCGCCCTCGTCGCCGGCCTGAGCAGGCTCGGTGAAGCTGTGGTCGACGGGCCGGTGCAGATCAAACGCGCGATTCCCACCCTGGCCCTGATCCCGTTGTTCATCGTCTGGTTCGGAATCGGCGAATCGATGAAGATCATCGTCATCACAACGAGTGTGCTCATCCCCGTCTACATCAACACCCATGCCCAATTGCGCGGAGTCGACAAACGGTTCGTCGAGCTGGCCGAGACAGTCGACCTGTCCCGCTGGCAGTTCATCCGAAAGATAGCTCTCCCAGGCGCACTCCCCGGTTTCTTCACCGGACTGCGCATGGCGGTCACGATCTCGTGGCTTGCACTCGTCGTAGTGGAACAGGTCAATGCCACCAGCGGCATCGGCTACCTGATGACGCAGGCACGCACCTACGGACAGATCGACATCATCGTCGTCGGGTTGGTGGTGTACGCGCTGTTCGGATTGATCGGCGACACCCTCGTCCGGTCGGCCGAGAGAAAGGCACTGGCATGGCGACAGACACTGGGCGGCTGA
- a CDS encoding ABC transporter substrate-binding protein, with translation MRTFMARRRPFRTATTALVALCTVAVALSGCASVDSPDNALAADAALPTEIPQGTKLVIADQSEAQQTVLAASGEADALPFDYEFANFVGGPAILEAFRAGAADVAIVGDTPPIQALIAGQDVPIIAARQSDPNNTRLAVAAGRDITTLADLRGTKIAYAEGTAQQAIVLRALAAADLTTDDVELVRLQLSEFPDAIRTGQVDVAPLGEPNLTRFLANPGATLIDVSESDGTSTGLSYLYARREALQDPAKAAALRAYVASYIRAVDWSNDNPDEWIQAYYVDNQGLTEADGRRIVESLGPSTFPVLDEALVQRQQDTIDVIDAAGELPRKVTASDGFDLRFEPIIAETVTDVGGARTREDS, from the coding sequence ATGCGCACCTTCATGGCCAGACGACGACCGTTCCGAACCGCGACCACTGCCCTGGTCGCCCTGTGCACTGTGGCCGTGGCTCTGTCCGGTTGTGCGTCGGTCGATTCGCCGGACAACGCTCTCGCTGCCGACGCGGCGTTGCCTACCGAGATTCCTCAGGGAACCAAGCTGGTCATCGCGGACCAGTCGGAGGCTCAGCAGACCGTTCTTGCCGCATCGGGCGAAGCAGATGCTCTGCCGTTCGACTACGAGTTCGCAAACTTCGTGGGCGGGCCCGCGATTCTGGAGGCCTTCCGGGCCGGTGCCGCCGACGTCGCTATCGTCGGCGACACCCCGCCGATCCAGGCTCTCATCGCCGGCCAAGATGTGCCCATCATCGCTGCACGCCAGTCGGATCCGAACAACACTCGGCTGGCAGTAGCCGCGGGCCGAGACATCACTACTCTCGCCGATCTTCGCGGCACCAAGATCGCCTACGCCGAGGGCACGGCACAGCAAGCAATCGTGCTGCGCGCGTTGGCCGCTGCCGACCTGACCACCGACGACGTCGAGCTCGTCCGGTTGCAGCTGTCGGAGTTTCCGGACGCCATCCGCACCGGTCAGGTGGACGTAGCGCCGCTCGGCGAGCCCAATCTGACTCGATTCCTTGCCAATCCGGGCGCAACGTTGATCGACGTCAGCGAGTCCGACGGGACGTCCACAGGGTTGAGCTACCTGTACGCGCGACGTGAAGCACTGCAGGATCCCGCCAAGGCCGCAGCCCTGCGCGCCTATGTTGCGTCGTACATTCGCGCGGTCGACTGGTCCAACGACAACCCAGACGAGTGGATACAGGCGTACTACGTGGACAACCAGGGGCTCACCGAGGCGGACGGTCGACGCATCGTGGAATCGCTCGGACCGTCGACCTTCCCTGTCCTCGACGAGGCTCTGGTACAGCGTCAGCAGGACACCATCGACGTCATCGACGCCGCAGGCGAACTGCCTCGAAAAGTCACCGCATCCGACGGATTCGACCTGCGATTCGAGCCGATCATCGCGGAGACGGTCACCGATGTCGGCGGCGCACGCACCCGTGAGGACAGCTGA
- a CDS encoding LLM class flavin-dependent oxidoreductase: protein MASFGIMTPPQNVSYVDLLRVWREADDIPEIEHAWLFDHLMPIGGDLDGPIFDGWTMLAALAAQTERMRLGIMVTSNRIRPPAILAKIAATVDVVSNGRLDLGIGAGSRPSVPMARREYDGNGLPYSDAAEAVARLGESLTVIRRLWTEDEPFDFHGTHVDLVGAFQNPKPVQRPGPPIVIGGRAAGVLRLVAAHADTWNIPGGDLDDALDRARLLDRFCAEIGRDPATITRSVALGVSFEEPEKTRNEIGDAVTAGFDHVVLILPGPYPAGIAHRVSEEFIRPSGHS from the coding sequence ATGGCCAGTTTCGGGATCATGACCCCGCCGCAGAACGTCTCCTACGTAGACCTGCTCCGGGTGTGGCGCGAGGCAGACGACATTCCGGAGATCGAGCATGCGTGGCTGTTCGATCACCTCATGCCCATCGGCGGAGATCTCGACGGCCCGATCTTCGACGGCTGGACCATGCTGGCCGCACTGGCCGCTCAGACCGAGCGGATGCGACTCGGAATCATGGTCACCAGCAACCGCATTCGTCCACCGGCGATCCTCGCAAAGATAGCCGCCACGGTCGATGTGGTGTCGAACGGTCGGCTGGACCTCGGCATCGGTGCCGGGTCACGGCCGAGCGTGCCGATGGCGAGACGGGAGTACGACGGCAACGGTCTGCCCTACAGCGACGCCGCGGAAGCGGTGGCGCGGCTCGGTGAATCGCTCACCGTGATTCGCAGACTCTGGACCGAGGACGAACCCTTCGACTTTCACGGTACCCACGTCGACCTCGTCGGGGCCTTCCAGAACCCGAAACCTGTTCAGCGACCCGGCCCACCGATCGTCATCGGCGGCCGAGCAGCAGGTGTGCTGCGTCTCGTCGCCGCGCACGCCGACACGTGGAACATCCCCGGCGGGGACCTCGACGACGCACTGGACCGAGCGAGGCTACTCGACCGGTTCTGTGCCGAGATCGGGCGCGATCCAGCGACGATCACCAGATCGGTCGCTCTCGGGGTGTCGTTCGAGGAACCCGAGAAGACGAGAAACGAGATCGGTGACGCCGTGACTGCGGGATTCGATCACGTCGTTCTCATCCTCCCGGGCCCCTACCCTGCCGGCATCGCGCACCGAGTGAGCGAGGAGTTCATCAGACCCAGCGGGCACTCGTGA
- a CDS encoding aldo/keto reductase, with the protein MQYRTLGRTGVQVSTLSLGAMNFGAIGRTTQDEATAIVDAALEGGINLVDTADMYSQGQSEEMVGKAIAGRRENVVLATKVFNPMGDERNHQGSSRRWIVTELENSLRRLDTDHVDLYQIHRWDPTTSDEETLSALTDLQRAGKIRYFGSSTYPAYRTVQAQWAAKEHHLARFVTEQPPYSILQRGIESHVLPVAQEYGMGVLAWSPLAGGFLSGAIRAGQAATSQRAMMMPERFGTDTPTGQAKLDAVEKLVAVADDAGLTLIQLALGFVTAHPGVTSAIVGPRNVAHLHSQLAAADTILTGDILDRIDEIVASGVDLAPGDKFDTPPALLDASLRRR; encoded by the coding sequence ATGCAGTACCGCACACTGGGACGAACCGGCGTCCAGGTCAGCACGCTCTCGCTCGGCGCGATGAACTTCGGAGCCATCGGGCGCACTACGCAGGACGAGGCCACCGCCATCGTCGATGCCGCACTCGAGGGCGGCATCAACCTCGTCGACACCGCGGACATGTACAGCCAGGGGCAGTCCGAGGAGATGGTCGGCAAGGCGATCGCAGGTCGGCGGGAGAACGTCGTACTGGCCACCAAGGTGTTCAACCCGATGGGCGACGAACGAAATCATCAGGGCAGCTCCCGCCGCTGGATCGTCACCGAACTCGAGAACAGCCTGCGCCGACTCGACACCGATCACGTCGACCTCTACCAGATTCACCGCTGGGATCCCACGACGAGCGACGAGGAAACCCTCTCCGCCCTGACGGATCTGCAGCGCGCCGGGAAGATCCGCTACTTCGGCTCCTCCACCTATCCGGCTTACCGAACAGTGCAGGCGCAATGGGCCGCGAAGGAACACCATCTCGCACGGTTCGTCACCGAGCAGCCGCCGTACTCGATCCTGCAGCGCGGCATCGAATCTCATGTCCTTCCTGTCGCCCAGGAATACGGAATGGGAGTGCTCGCGTGGAGCCCCCTGGCGGGCGGATTCCTCTCCGGTGCCATCCGGGCCGGGCAGGCCGCGACCTCCCAACGCGCCATGATGATGCCCGAACGCTTCGGTACCGACACTCCCACCGGACAGGCCAAACTCGACGCTGTGGAGAAACTTGTCGCTGTCGCCGACGATGCCGGGCTGACGCTGATCCAACTCGCTCTCGGTTTCGTGACGGCACATCCTGGAGTCACCAGTGCAATCGTCGGGCCGCGTAATGTCGCCCATCTACACTCGCAACTCGCTGCTGCAGACACCATCCTGACCGGCGATATCCTCGACAGGATCGACGAGATCGTAGCGTCCGGTGTCGATCTCGCTCCCGGCGACAAGTTCGACACCCCACCCGCCCTGCTCGACGCGTCACTGCGGAGACGCTGA
- a CDS encoding TetR/AcrR family transcriptional regulator, whose product MPGGTVTEAEQPRKRADARRNEATLLDAAATAFVDSGVEVPVREIARRAGVGVGTIYRHFPTRGDLVVAVFRHQVEACVGAGQELLAGRESPHAALVLWIDRFVDFLVTKHGLAEAMQSDSAGFETLHSYFLDRLIPVCESLLDAAADSGEIAPGQTALELMRAVGNLCIGATDPRYDPRKMARVLVAGLRIRTECDGIG is encoded by the coding sequence ATGCCTGGAGGGACAGTGACCGAGGCCGAGCAGCCCAGGAAACGAGCGGATGCGAGGCGGAACGAGGCGACGTTGCTCGACGCGGCTGCAACTGCGTTCGTCGACTCGGGAGTAGAGGTACCGGTGCGCGAGATTGCCCGGAGGGCCGGCGTCGGCGTGGGCACCATCTATCGGCACTTCCCGACGCGTGGTGACCTCGTCGTTGCCGTCTTCCGGCATCAGGTGGAGGCGTGTGTCGGCGCGGGTCAGGAGCTCCTCGCCGGCCGCGAATCACCGCACGCCGCGTTGGTGCTGTGGATCGACCGATTTGTAGACTTCCTGGTCACCAAACATGGTCTGGCCGAGGCGATGCAGTCGGACAGCGCCGGATTCGAAACTTTGCATAGCTACTTCCTGGATCGGCTGATCCCCGTGTGCGAGTCACTGCTCGACGCCGCCGCGGACTCGGGGGAGATTGCACCGGGGCAGACCGCACTGGAGCTGATGCGCGCGGTCGGCAACCTGTGTATTGGTGCAACGGATCCCCGCTACGACCCGCGAAAAATGGCGCGGGTGTTGGTTGCAGGACTGCGTATCAGGACGGAATGTGACGGGATCGGTTGA